The DNA segment TATTTGATACGAAAACAGGTAACGAGTTTGTTGCTGACACAAAACTAATGAGTGAGCAGTTTGATCTTAACTCTTTCCAGTGGACACCTGACAGCAAAGAGGTTACTTTCGAATACAATCAACGGGGACATAAGGTTTATAGGGTTCTGGCTATGTCGGCTACGACAGGTATCGTACGTACTATCGTTGAAGAGACTGCTAAGACTTTTGTAAACTATAGTCGCCACTATCGTTATAACTTTGAAGATGGCAAGAAATTGATATGGATGAGCGAGCGTGACAACTGGAATCATTTATATCTTTACGACACACAGAAATCAAGAGTTTTACGCCAGATCACTAAAGGGGCATGGTGTGTAAGACAGGTGCTGAACGTGGATGAGAAAAACAATACGATATATTTCACGGCTAGTGGTGTAAACAAGAATGAGGACCCTTATCTTATACATTACTATAAAATAGGTATAGATGGCAAAAACATGATAGACCTTACTCCTGCTGAAGGTAATCATAATGCGCAACTGAGCAAGGATATGAAATATATAGTAGATAAGTACTCGACAGTAGAAAAAGCTCCTGTAACGGAATTGAGAAGTGCTGTGGATGGCAAGTTGATTAAGACTCTTGAGACTGCAGACATAAGCAAGTTGACTGCTAATGGATGGCGTGCTCCTGAGGTATTCAAGGCTAAGGGACGTGACGGCATCACTGATATGTGGGGGATTATTCAGAGGCCAACCAACTTTGACCCTAACAAGAAGTATCCTGTAATAGAGTATATATATGCCGGTCCGGGTGATGCGTATACGCCAAAGAGTTTTATTTCTTACAACTGGAACATGACATCACTCAGCGAACTGGGCTTTATTGTAGTTCAACTGGATGGTATGGGAACGAGCTGGAGAGGTAAGAAGTTTGAAGAAATATGCTATAAGAATCTGAAAGATGCGGGATTTGCTGATCGTGAACTTTGGATAAAGGCTGCTGCTAAGAAGTATCCTTATATGGATGCTGATAATGTTGGCATCTTCGGTGCTTCTGCAGGTGGACAGGAAAGTACGACAGCCGTGCTTCTGCATGGTGACTTCTATAAGGCTGCTTATTCTTCGTGTGGATGCCAAGACAACCGTATGGATAAGATATGGTGGAACGAACAATGGATGGGTTATCCTGTAGACAGTACTTACGCTGAATGCAGTAATGTGGTTAATGCTCCTAAACTGGAACGTCCGTTGATGCTTGTAGTCGGTGAGCTGGATGATAATGTAGACCCTTCATCAACATATCAGGTGGCCAATGCTCTGGAAAAAGCCGGTAAGGACTTTGAACTTGTGGTACTGCCTGGTGTACATCACACTATGGGTGAAAAATTCGGTGAGCACAAGCGTTACGACTTCTTCGTACGCAACTTGCTAAAGGTGAGACCACCATTATGGAATGAATTGAATAAATAAGGTTATTATCAAAACAGTATTTCAATACTGTTTTGATAATATATATAACAGATTTCACTTCAACAAAAAAGAGGGGATTTGAACTCTAATATGAGTATCAAATCCCCTCTTTAAATATTATGAGAAGGTTCTAGTTGTTGACAGAACCTCCAACGATATCAAGCAATTCATTGGTAATAGCCTGCTGACGACTCTTATTGTACTGCAAGTTGAGCTGACGTAAAATTTCATCAGCATTATCGGTTGCAGTCTGCATGGCAACCATTCGGGCAGCATGCTCAGATGCGTTGCTATCCAACAGAGCAGTGTAGACCATGAGATGAAGCATCTTAGGTATCAACTCGTTAAGAACAGTCTTCAAATCGGGCTCTACGATGAAGTCATCATTGAGTGGCACTGATTCTCCCGACTGGTATTCTTTTGATTTCTTTTTTCGGAGATATTCCTGGGCCTTAGCCGTAACAACATTAGAAGAAAGGTCACGGTCATTGTCGGCTGTGAAATCTTCGCTCAAGTCTATCGGAAGGAAAGTACGACGTGTAAGAACCTGTGAACCTGCACTCTTAAAGTGATGGTATATCATCTCTACACGGTCTAACTCACCCTTGTTAAACTTGTCCATTATGTCTTTGGCTATGTCTATGCACTGCGAAGAATTTGGCTTATCGGCCAATTCTAAGAAACTACCCCCTGATTTCAATCCGAGTTTCGCCACTTTTTCGGCAATACGACGACCGATAGGATATATCAGAATGTTATCGTTGCCGAGACTTTTATACTCTTCAATAGCTTGCTGCATCATCTTAATGACGTTGGTATTGAAACCACCGCAAAGACTGCTGTTGGATGCATAGACGATCAGAGCAACACGCTTTACTGGACGCTCCAGGCTGAATACAGTCTGTGCGTCTGCTTCGCTTGACAAGAATGATTTTAAGATCCGTTCAAGCAAGTCCTCGTAAGGCAACATGTTCTGAATCATCACTTGGGCATGATGCAGTTTGGATGACGCTACCATCTTCATCGCACTCGTAATCTTACGGGTACTGTTGACGGATGCTATTCGAGTTTTTATCTCTTTTAGTGACGGCATAAGCTATTACTTTTTATATTGTCCGGCTATGTCGGCCATTGTAGATTCGATGACTTTGGTAACATCATCGTTTATTTGACCTGAACCTAATGTTTCGATTGCATCCTGATGGGTGCTGCGCAACTTGTCAAGGAATGAATCCTGACACTCACGAACATTATCTACAGGAACATCTCGCATCAGTCCATGGGTACCGCAATATATGATGGCTATCTGCTCGCCTACTGGCATAGGACTGTATTGTGGCTGTATAAGTAACTGGTTGTTCTTACGACCACGGTCCAATGTCATGGCTGTGACGGCATCCATATCACTAGAGAACTTAGAGAAGGCCTCTAACTCACGATACTGCGCCATATCTATCTTCAATGTTCCGGCTACTTTCTTCATACTCTTAACCTGTGCAGAACCACCTACACGGCTTACAGAGATACCGACATTAATAGCTGGACGGAAACCTTGGTTGAATAGGTCGGTTTCTAGATATATCTGACCATCAGTAATTGAAATTACGTTTGTTGGGATATATGCGGAAACGTCTCCTGCCTGAGTTTCAATAATAGGAAGGGCTGTAAGTGAACCACCACCTTTTACATGTCCTTTAAGACACTCAGGTAAGTCGTTCATCTGCTCAGCAATTTCCTGCTGGTCGTTAACACGAGCTGCACGCTCAAGCAGACGGCTATGGAGATAGAACACATCACCCGGATATGCTTCACGACCTGATGGACGGCGAAGGATTAAAGAGACCTCACGATATGCAACAGCCTGTTTTGACAGGTCATCGTATACTACGAGAGCTGAATATCCACGATCACGGAAATATTCTCCAATTGCTGCACCTGCAAAAGGTGCGTAATATTGCATAGCTGCCGGATCAGCGGCTGTTGCTGCTACGATTATTGTATATGGCATTGCTCCATGCTCCTTGAGCGTAGAGACAAGGGCTGCTACGGTAGATGCTTTCTGACCGATAGCTACATATATACAATATACAGGTTTGCCTGCTTCGTAGAAACTCTTCTGATTTATGATTGTATCAACAGCGATGGCTGTCTTACCTGTCTGACGGTCACCGATGATAAGTTCACGCTGACCACGACCGATAGGAATCATTGAGTCGACAGCTTTCAGACCTGTCTGTAGAGGCTCTTTTACTGGTTGACGGTAGATAACTCCAGGGGCCTTACGATCAAGCGGCATTTCGAATGATTCGGAGAGATCTATGTCTCCCTTGCCGTCAATCGGTTCACCAAGAGTATTGATGACACGTCCTAGCATGTTGTCGTTTACACGGATTGAAGCAATTCGCTTCGTTCTCTTAACGACCATTCCTTCTTTGATGCCTGATGTAGAACCCAAAAGAATACAACCGACATTGTCTTCTTCCAAGTTCATCACTATTGCCATGGTACCATTTTCAAACTCAAGCAGTTCGTTGGCCTCAGCATTGCGCAAGCCGTAGATGCGGGCTACACCGTCGCTCACCTGGAGCACAGTACCTACCTCATCAAACTTCTCACCGCTACTGATACCCTGGAGCTGTTTAAGCAGAACTTCGGATACTTCGCTTGGTTTTATTTTATCTGACATTTATTCTTTTATTAATAAATTACCTTTCATAACTGATAATCCTCAAAGGGATTATTTCTTAAGCTGTGTCAGCACTGTGCGCAACTGATTCTGTACACTTGCATCCAGTCTGTATGTGTCGTATTCAAGAATGAACCCGCCTATAATATCGTGGTCCACTTCTGACTCGAACTCCACAGTTCCATTAGTTTTACTCTCTACCATCTGTTTCATCTTCTGCTCTGTGGCTGGAGATACAACAGCAGCGGTAGTAAGTTTCCCGCGGATGATATTCTTCTGTTGTCTGTATAGAGTGATATACGAATTAGCCATGAATTGCAGGGTGTTTTCCCTATCCTCGTCCAGTACCAGTCTGATAAAACTGGTTGTAAGATTTGATATATCTCCGCCACATGCAGTAATGAGGATATCATGTTTCTTATCCTTGGCAAGCATCGGGTTATCTATCATAAACCTCAGTTCGGGCACACTGATATAACTCTTTGCAAGAGTCTGCATCTCATGATACACCGTATCCTCAAGTTTAGCTTCGCAACTACTTTTTAGCAGTGCTCGCGCGTATCTTACCGATATTACTCCTAAATCCATAACTTATTTATTTATTATCGTCTACAGAGACTTCATCCAGCAGCCGGTCTATCATATCCATCTGCTTTTCGTCTGAGTCTAACTTCTTACGAAGTATCTTCTCAGCAATCTGAACGCTGAGTTCAGCTACTTGGGCACGGATCTCGCGTATGGCGTTCTGTTTCTCGCTATCAATCTCAGCCTTGGCTTCTGATATCAAACGGGTTCCTTCGTCTTTAGCTTTGTCTTGCGCCTTAAGTACAATGGCATCGCGAGTGTCGGCAGCTTCTTTTAATATCTGCGCCTGTTTCTCGCGTGCTTCTTGCAGCATGGATTCACTTTCAATACGGATATTGGCTAGTTTCTCGTTGGCTTCGTGAGCTTTTTGAAGGCTATCATCTATGTATGCCTTGCGGTCGTTTACCATCTTTACGATGACGGGGAAACCCCACTTCCACAAGATTGCAAGTACAATGATGAACACAAGGGCCATCCAGAACAGCAAACCAGTATCAGGAATTAATAATGACATAAGCTGTGATAAAAATTATGCAAACAGTGCTAGCAATGCTATAATGACAGCGAAGAATGCAACACCCTCAACAAGAGCAGCTGCGATAATCATACTTGAACGTAGATCACCCATCTTCTCTGGCTGGCGTGCCATAGCATCCATAGCCTGACCACCAATACGTCCAATACCAATACCTGCACCAATGGCAGCTAAACCTGCGCCTACAGCGGCACCAAACTTTGCGATAGCAACATCTGCTAATAATAATGATAACATAGTTTTGAAATTTTTTAGTTATTATTTTTTTGCTTATTATTCTAAATATTTGTGCTAGAGCTATTTAACCATTTTAGCTTCAGCCTCACCTTTAACATGGGCGAGCGAGATGAATACTGCACTAAGCATTGTAAATACTAATGCTTGAATGAAGCATACCAGAATTTCGAGAAGCATCATGAAAATGCTCATCGCTACACTGACTACAGTCATTGATGAACCTGCTACTGCGTTGACTCCAAACATAATGAAGATTATGCATGTAAGTGATATCGCAATGGCATGTCCAGCCATCATGTTGGCAAAAAGTCGAATCATAAGTGCCAACGGTTTTGTGAAGATACTGAAGAATTCAATGAATGGCATTAATGGTACCGGTACCTTAAGCCACATAGGAACTTCCGGCCAGAAAATATCTTTCCAATATGCTTTCGTGCCTGTAACATTTGTTATCACAAATGTACAAATGGCTAAGAAAAACGTACAGGCTATATTTCCCGTAAGGTTACCTCCTCCCGGTGGAAAAGGCATAACTCCCATGATATTGGCTATGAAGATAAAGAAGAAACACGTAAGTAAATAAGGTGCATATTTGTCTGCTTCCTTACCAAGAGATGCTTTCACTACATCATTATAGATGTACATGATAAACATGCTCATAAAGCCGGTGAATCCTTTTGGTGCGGAATCATCAACTTTGTGTTTCTTGCACCAACGTGCAGGTACTAACACACATATCAATAACAGGATTGCGTCTATGAACAATACGGTTACTGTCTTTGTTATAGACAGGTCGAGAGGACGTACCTCTGCACCGTTGACAGTCTCGCAAATCTTGTTTTCATGGTCTTTACTGCCAGATATGTAAAGTCCATAAGGACCGGGGCGGTTGCCTTTAGCGTCTTTCTCTTCAGAAAAGGCGCTACTGCAAAACACATGCCAGCCTGTGGTACTCTTCACTATGACAGGGAGACTGATGATGACTGGTGTCTTACCTATATTGGTGATGTGCCATTCATAAGAATCCTTGATATGACCCCACAAAGTGCCTTGAAAATCGATACCTTTCTTTGCTGGTTCTGAACCTGAAGCATAAGAAGGTGCTACGACTAGCGCCAACATCAATATCAAGAGCAATTGTTTTAATCTTGTCATATTATTTTTCTATTTTATTGTGTTTCTCTACTTTTGAGAAGTATAATACATCAAAGATGAGTGTTGTGAGATAAAACACGATGAACATTATTATAAAATTGCGGATGTCTGCATGGACGCGGACTACCAGACAATATATAACAATCACCATTACAGCTGTAAGCATACGCAATGCCGATGCTGCCATATAGAACTTGGTTAAATTCATTGGTGATGACTTTGCTACTGCCTTCCAACTGTATCCGTATATATACAGGACCAATATTGAATAGACTGTAGATATAGCCAGTTCGGGTGCCATAAGCGGGCGATCAGTGATGCCTGACAAATACGTTAGGCAACCCATACAGCACAATGCTAATGCTATGACAAGCCATAGACTACGCTG comes from the Xylanibacter oryzae DSM 17970 genome and includes:
- the atpB gene encoding F0F1 ATP synthase subunit A; this translates as MTRLKQLLLILMLALVVAPSYASGSEPAKKGIDFQGTLWGHIKDSYEWHITNIGKTPVIISLPVIVKSTTGWHVFCSSAFSEEKDAKGNRPGPYGLYISGSKDHENKICETVNGAEVRPLDLSITKTVTVLFIDAILLLICVLVPARWCKKHKVDDSAPKGFTGFMSMFIMYIYNDVVKASLGKEADKYAPYLLTCFFFIFIANIMGVMPFPPGGGNLTGNIACTFFLAICTFVITNVTGTKAYWKDIFWPEVPMWLKVPVPLMPFIEFFSIFTKPLALMIRLFANMMAGHAIAISLTCIIFIMFGVNAVAGSSMTVVSVAMSIFMMLLEILVCFIQALVFTMLSAVFISLAHVKGEAEAKMVK
- the atpA gene encoding F0F1 ATP synthase subunit alpha, translated to MSDKIKPSEVSEVLLKQLQGISSGEKFDEVGTVLQVSDGVARIYGLRNAEANELLEFENGTMAIVMNLEEDNVGCILLGSTSGIKEGMVVKRTKRIASIRVNDNMLGRVINTLGEPIDGKGDIDLSESFEMPLDRKAPGVIYRQPVKEPLQTGLKAVDSMIPIGRGQRELIIGDRQTGKTAIAVDTIINQKSFYEAGKPVYCIYVAIGQKASTVAALVSTLKEHGAMPYTIIVAATAADPAAMQYYAPFAGAAIGEYFRDRGYSALVVYDDLSKQAVAYREVSLILRRPSGREAYPGDVFYLHSRLLERAARVNDQQEIAEQMNDLPECLKGHVKGGGSLTALPIIETQAGDVSAYIPTNVISITDGQIYLETDLFNQGFRPAINVGISVSRVGGSAQVKSMKKVAGTLKIDMAQYRELEAFSKFSSDMDAVTAMTLDRGRKNNQLLIQPQYSPMPVGEQIAIIYCGTHGLMRDVPVDNVRECQDSFLDKLRSTHQDAIETLGSGQINDDVTKVIESTMADIAGQYKK
- a CDS encoding F0F1 ATP synthase subunit delta; translation: MDLGVISVRYARALLKSSCEAKLEDTVYHEMQTLAKSYISVPELRFMIDNPMLAKDKKHDILITACGGDISNLTTSFIRLVLDEDRENTLQFMANSYITLYRQQKNIIRGKLTTAAVVSPATEQKMKQMVESKTNGTVEFESEVDHDIIGGFILEYDTYRLDASVQNQLRTVLTQLKK
- a CDS encoding F0F1 ATP synthase subunit gamma, with the protein product MPSLKEIKTRIASVNSTRKITSAMKMVASSKLHHAQVMIQNMLPYEDLLERILKSFLSSEADAQTVFSLERPVKRVALIVYASNSSLCGGFNTNVIKMMQQAIEEYKSLGNDNILIYPIGRRIAEKVAKLGLKSGGSFLELADKPNSSQCIDIAKDIMDKFNKGELDRVEMIYHHFKSAGSQVLTRRTFLPIDLSEDFTADNDRDLSSNVVTAKAQEYLRKKKSKEYQSGESVPLNDDFIVEPDLKTVLNELIPKMLHLMVYTALLDSNASEHAARMVAMQTATDNADEILRQLNLQYNKSRQQAITNELLDIVGGSVNN
- the atpE gene encoding ATP synthase F0 subunit C; translated protein: MLSLLLADVAIAKFGAAVGAGLAAIGAGIGIGRIGGQAMDAMARQPEKMGDLRSSMIIAAALVEGVAFFAVIIALLALFA
- a CDS encoding S9 family peptidase, with amino-acid sequence MKLKKHIIIVAALLQTVGIAAQGTLTDYKRAYSLSDKFKNDNVYNSPADLQWKDSTDIITYSIHTADGEKFIVFDAANGKKDVFKSKNEMNKFIGVVEKKQEHISTFGRKHERHWMEVDEENESYPIASPDGKMDAYIEGQNVVLHEVGKPYTEKRILSTDGTIGNYYSALITWSPDGRYIFTCKRRPVEKRYVYYVESSPADQLQPILHKQEYAKPGDELPFKVPCIFDTKTGNEFVADTKLMSEQFDLNSFQWTPDSKEVTFEYNQRGHKVYRVLAMSATTGIVRTIVEETAKTFVNYSRHYRYNFEDGKKLIWMSERDNWNHLYLYDTQKSRVLRQITKGAWCVRQVLNVDEKNNTIYFTASGVNKNEDPYLIHYYKIGIDGKNMIDLTPAEGNHNAQLSKDMKYIVDKYSTVEKAPVTELRSAVDGKLIKTLETADISKLTANGWRAPEVFKAKGRDGITDMWGIIQRPTNFDPNKKYPVIEYIYAGPGDAYTPKSFISYNWNMTSLSELGFIVVQLDGMGTSWRGKKFEEICYKNLKDAGFADRELWIKAAAKKYPYMDADNVGIFGASAGGQESTTAVLLHGDFYKAAYSSCGCQDNRMDKIWWNEQWMGYPVDSTYAECSNVVNAPKLERPLMLVVGELDDNVDPSSTYQVANALEKAGKDFELVVLPGVHHTMGEKFGEHKRYDFFVRNLLKVRPPLWNELNK
- the atpF gene encoding F0F1 ATP synthase subunit B, with amino-acid sequence MSLLIPDTGLLFWMALVFIIVLAILWKWGFPVIVKMVNDRKAYIDDSLQKAHEANEKLANIRIESESMLQEAREKQAQILKEAADTRDAIVLKAQDKAKDEGTRLISEAKAEIDSEKQNAIREIRAQVAELSVQIAEKILRKKLDSDEKQMDMIDRLLDEVSVDDNK